The following are encoded together in the Pseudomonas xantholysinigenes genome:
- the parC gene encoding DNA topoisomerase IV subunit A, which yields MSDSLELSLEGVERRSLADFTEQAYLNYSMYVIMDRALPHIGDGLKPVQRRIVYAMSELGLDADSKHKKSARTVGDVLGKFHPHGDSACYEAMVLMAQPFSYRYTLVDGQGNWGAPDDPKSFAAMRYTEARLSRYSEVLLSELGQGTVDWVPNFDGTLQEPAVLPARLPNILLNGTTGIAVGMATDVPPHNLREVASACVRLLDEPKATLEQLCEHIQGPDYPTEAEIVTPRADILKMYESGKGSIRMRAVYRIEDGDIVVTALPHQVSGAKVLEQIAAQMQAKKLPMVADLRDESDHENPCRIVIIPRSNRVDAAELMQHLFATTDLESTYRVNVNIIGLDGRPQLKNLRQLLLEWLEYRVGTVRRRLQHRLDKVEKRLHLLDGLLTAFLNLDEVIHIIRTEEHPKQALIARFDLTEIQADYILETRLRQLARLEEMKIRGEQDELLKEQKRLTTLLGSDAKLRKLVRSELLEDAETYGDERRSPIVERAEAKALSENELMPTEPVTVVLSEKGWVRCAKGHDIDATGLSYKAGDGFKAAAAGRSNQFAVMIDSTGRSYSLAAHSLPSARGQGEPLTGRLTPPPGATFECVLLPEDDALYVVASDAGYGFVVKGEDLQAKNKAGKGLLSLPNGAKVMTPRPVTDREQDWLAAVTTEGRLLVFKVADLPQLGKGKGNKIIGVPGDRVASREEYVTDLAVISEGSTLVLQAGKRTLSLKPDDLEHYKGERGRRGSKLPRGFQRVDALLVETPA from the coding sequence ATGAGCGACTCACTCGAACTCAGCCTTGAAGGCGTCGAACGCCGTTCCCTGGCTGACTTCACCGAACAGGCCTACCTCAACTACTCCATGTACGTGATCATGGACCGCGCGCTGCCGCACATCGGCGACGGCCTCAAGCCGGTCCAGCGGCGCATCGTCTATGCCATGAGCGAGTTGGGGCTGGACGCCGATTCCAAGCACAAGAAGTCGGCGCGGACCGTCGGCGACGTGCTCGGCAAGTTCCACCCCCACGGCGATTCGGCCTGCTACGAGGCCATGGTGCTGATGGCCCAGCCGTTCAGCTACCGCTACACCCTGGTCGACGGCCAGGGCAACTGGGGTGCGCCGGACGATCCGAAGTCGTTCGCCGCCATGCGTTACACCGAGGCGCGCCTGTCGCGCTATTCCGAAGTGCTGCTCAGCGAACTGGGCCAGGGCACCGTCGACTGGGTGCCTAACTTCGACGGCACCTTGCAGGAACCGGCGGTGCTGCCGGCGCGCTTGCCGAACATCCTGCTCAATGGCACCACTGGCATCGCCGTGGGCATGGCCACCGACGTGCCGCCGCACAACCTGCGGGAGGTGGCGAGCGCTTGCGTGCGCCTGCTCGACGAGCCCAAGGCCACCCTCGAGCAGCTGTGCGAGCATATCCAGGGCCCGGACTATCCGACCGAGGCCGAGATCGTCACCCCGCGCGCCGACATTCTGAAGATGTACGAGAGCGGCAAGGGCTCGATCCGCATGCGTGCGGTGTACCGCATCGAGGACGGCGATATCGTCGTCACCGCGCTGCCGCACCAGGTTTCCGGGGCCAAGGTGCTGGAACAGATCGCCGCGCAGATGCAGGCCAAGAAGTTGCCGATGGTCGCCGACCTGCGTGATGAGTCGGACCACGAGAACCCCTGCCGCATCGTCATCATCCCGCGTTCCAACCGCGTCGACGCCGCCGAGCTGATGCAGCACCTGTTCGCCACCACCGACCTGGAGAGTACCTACCGGGTCAACGTCAACATCATCGGCCTTGACGGTCGGCCGCAGTTGAAGAACCTGCGCCAGCTGCTGCTGGAGTGGCTGGAGTACCGGGTCGGTACCGTTCGTCGTCGCTTGCAGCATCGCCTGGACAAGGTCGAGAAGCGTCTGCACCTGTTGGATGGTTTGCTCACCGCCTTCCTCAACCTGGATGAAGTGATCCATATCATCCGCACCGAGGAGCACCCCAAGCAGGCCTTGATCGCCCGCTTCGACCTCACCGAGATCCAGGCCGACTACATCCTCGAGACTCGCCTGCGTCAGCTCGCCCGTCTGGAAGAGATGAAGATCCGTGGCGAGCAGGATGAGCTGCTCAAGGAACAGAAGCGCCTGACCACCCTGCTGGGCAGCGACGCCAAGCTGCGCAAGCTGGTACGCAGCGAACTGCTCGAAGACGCCGAGACCTATGGCGACGAGCGCCGCTCGCCAATCGTCGAGCGTGCCGAAGCCAAGGCCCTGTCGGAAAACGAGCTGATGCCGACCGAGCCGGTCACCGTGGTGCTGTCAGAGAAGGGCTGGGTGCGCTGCGCCAAGGGCCACGATATCGACGCCACCGGGCTGTCGTACAAGGCCGGCGATGGCTTCAAGGCCGCCGCGGCCGGCCGTTCCAATCAGTTTGCGGTGATGATCGATTCCACCGGCCGCAGTTACTCGTTGGCCGCCCACAGCCTGCCGTCGGCCCGTGGCCAGGGCGAGCCGTTGACCGGGCGTCTGACGCCACCGCCGGGCGCCACCTTCGAGTGCGTGTTGCTGCCCGAGGACGATGCGCTGTACGTGGTGGCCTCCGATGCCGGCTACGGCTTCGTGGTCAAGGGCGAAGACCTGCAGGCCAAGAACAAGGCAGGCAAAGGCTTGCTCAGCCTGCCCAACGGCGCCAAGGTCATGACCCCGCGCCCGGTCACCGACCGCGAGCAGGACTGGCTGGCCGCGGTGACCACCGAGGGCCGCCTGCTGGTGTTCAAGGTGGCCGACCTGCCGCAGCTGGGCAAGGGCAAGGGCAACAAGATCATTGGCGTACCGGGCGACCGGGTGGCCAGCCGCGAAGAGTACGTCACCGACCTGGCGGTGATCAGCGAGGGCTCGACCCTTGTATTGCAGGCAGGCAAGCGTACGCTGTCTCTGAAGCCGGATGACCTGGAACATTACAAGGGCGAGCGAGGGCGTCGTGGTAGCAAATTGCCACGTGGTTTCCAGCGCGTCGATGCGCTGCTGGTGGAAACCCCCGCTTGA
- a CDS encoding retropepsin-like aspartic protease family protein has translation MSQPPGKRAGRVLLIVAWAAAMFLATRFFGQWEDRQQNPNAVVQSEQGDGFIEVRLLSNGQGHFVADGAINGRVVHFMLDTGATDVAIPEALAHDLDLARGAPVQLSTANGRTEGYRTRLDSLQLGDIQLRDVRALVVPGLDGQAVLLGMSALKQLEFTQRGGTMLLRQNLK, from the coding sequence ATGAGCCAGCCCCCAGGCAAGCGCGCAGGAAGGGTATTGCTGATCGTCGCCTGGGCGGCGGCGATGTTCCTTGCCACGCGCTTTTTCGGCCAATGGGAAGACCGCCAGCAGAACCCCAACGCCGTGGTGCAGAGCGAACAGGGCGACGGTTTCATCGAGGTGCGCCTGCTCAGTAACGGCCAGGGGCATTTCGTTGCCGACGGCGCGATCAATGGCCGCGTGGTGCATTTCATGCTCGACACCGGTGCTACCGACGTGGCGATCCCCGAGGCCCTGGCCCACGACCTGGACCTGGCCCGTGGCGCCCCGGTGCAATTGAGCACCGCCAATGGCCGCACCGAGGGCTATCGCACCCGGCTCGACAGCTTGCAACTGGGCGACATCCAGCTGCGCGACGTGCGCGCGCTGGTGGTGCCCGGCCTGGATGGCCAGGCCGTGCTGCTGGGCATGAGCGCCCTGAAACAACTTGAATTTACCCAGCGCGGCGGCACCATGCTGCTGCGCCAGAACCTGAAATGA
- a CDS encoding esterase-like activity of phytase family protein, with the protein MIRPLLLACLALFALQARADDWPQLKLTGEHVVDGMRGGNLSGLAFCRGALWAVSDRDDDRIYRLEQEPAAWRAQPLAFTPPEPPDTGLPWGLKSRNWAASYIRGGALDFEGITCDQAGNILIVSEAHAAVLQLPLEGEPDWLRIDQAMVRQARASGMLLHFNALFEGLAINPAGDRLWLAAERERRGLLAVQRQQSVWTCGRSCVLLSEAGVEMQPPQFPGARPVSRDFADLAWFEGKLYTLERNAYRICRRDADSGAVERCWSFAADALVESRRYSQPYGLAEALVVDKEGAWIGVDNNDRPRSDGETRPVVWRFAAPQGGWSARP; encoded by the coding sequence TTGATTCGTCCGCTGCTGCTGGCCTGCCTGGCGCTGTTCGCCCTGCAGGCCCGGGCCGACGACTGGCCGCAGCTCAAGCTGACCGGCGAGCACGTGGTCGATGGCATGCGCGGCGGCAACCTGTCCGGGCTGGCGTTTTGCCGTGGCGCATTGTGGGCGGTGTCCGACCGCGACGACGACCGCATCTACCGGCTTGAGCAGGAGCCGGCTGCCTGGCGCGCCCAGCCGCTGGCCTTCACCCCACCCGAGCCGCCGGATACCGGCCTGCCCTGGGGCCTGAAGTCGCGCAACTGGGCGGCGTCCTATATCCGGGGCGGCGCGCTGGATTTCGAAGGCATCACCTGTGATCAGGCTGGCAACATCCTGATCGTCAGCGAGGCTCATGCCGCAGTGCTGCAGCTGCCGCTGGAAGGCGAGCCGGACTGGCTGCGCATCGACCAGGCCATGGTCCGCCAGGCGCGGGCCAGCGGCATGCTGTTGCACTTCAATGCCCTGTTCGAAGGTTTAGCGATCAATCCGGCGGGCGACCGCCTGTGGCTGGCCGCCGAGCGGGAGCGCCGCGGGTTGTTGGCGGTCCAGCGCCAGCAGTCGGTGTGGACCTGCGGGCGCAGCTGCGTGCTGCTCAGCGAGGCCGGAGTCGAGATGCAGCCGCCGCAGTTTCCCGGCGCGCGTCCGGTATCGCGGGATTTCGCCGACCTGGCTTGGTTCGAGGGCAAGCTGTATACCCTCGAGCGCAATGCCTACCGCATTTGCCGGCGTGACGCCGACAGCGGCGCGGTCGAGCGTTGCTGGTCGTTCGCCGCCGATGCCCTGGTGGAGTCGCGGCGTTACTCACAGCCCTATGGTCTGGCCGAGGCACTGGTGGTCGACAAGGAGGGCGCCTGGATCGGTGTGGACAACAATGATCGCCCACGCAGCGACGGCGAAACCCGCCCGGTGGTCTGGCGCTTCGCCGCACCGCAAGGTGGCTGGAGCGCCCGGCCATGA
- the parE gene encoding DNA topoisomerase IV subunit B has translation MANPSASAYNADAIEVLSGLDPVRKRPGMYTDTSRPNHLAQEVIDNSVDEALAGHARSVQVILHADHSLEVSDDGRGMPVDIHPEEGVSGVELILTKLHAGGKFSNKNYQFSGGLHGVGISVVNALSSQVRVRVKRDGNEYQMTFADGFKASELEVVGSVGKRNTGTSVYFTPDPKYFDSPKFSISRLKHVLKAKAVLCPGLSISFEDKGTGEKVEWHYEDGLRSYLVDSVSEFLRLPDEPFCGSLAGNKEAVDWALLWLPEGGDSVQESYVNLIPTAQGGTHVNGLRQGLLDAMREFCEFRNLLPRGVKLAPEDVWERISFVLSMKMQEPQFSGQTKERLSSREAAAFVSGVVKDAFSLWLNAHPELGMQLAELAISNAGRRLKASKKVERKRITQGPALPGKLADCAGQDPMRAELFLVEGDSAGGSAKQARDKEYQAILPLRGKILNTWEVDGGEVLASQEVHNIAVAIGVDPGASDLSQLRYGKICILADADSDGLHIATLLCALFVQHFRPLVEAGHVYVAMPPLYRIDLGKEIYYALDDAERDGILDRLVAEKKRGKPQVTRFKGLGEMNPPQLRETTMDPNTRRLVQLTLDDLAGTTEIMDMLLAKKRAGDRKNWLETKGNLAEVLV, from the coding sequence ATGGCCAATCCCAGCGCTAGCGCCTATAACGCAGACGCCATCGAAGTCCTCTCGGGCCTTGACCCGGTCCGCAAGCGGCCGGGCATGTACACCGACACCAGCCGGCCGAACCACCTGGCCCAGGAAGTCATCGACAACAGTGTCGACGAAGCCCTGGCGGGCCACGCCCGTTCGGTGCAGGTGATCCTCCACGCCGACCATTCGCTGGAGGTCAGCGACGATGGCCGCGGCATGCCGGTGGACATCCACCCCGAAGAGGGCGTGTCCGGTGTCGAGCTGATCCTCACCAAGCTGCACGCCGGCGGCAAGTTCTCCAACAAGAACTACCAGTTCTCCGGCGGCCTTCACGGCGTCGGCATCTCGGTGGTCAATGCCCTGTCGAGCCAGGTCCGCGTGCGGGTCAAGCGCGATGGCAACGAATACCAGATGACCTTCGCCGACGGCTTCAAGGCCAGCGAGCTGGAAGTGGTCGGCAGCGTCGGCAAGCGCAACACCGGCACCAGCGTGTACTTCACCCCCGATCCGAAGTACTTCGACTCGCCAAAATTCTCCATCAGCCGCCTCAAGCATGTGCTCAAGGCCAAGGCCGTGCTGTGCCCGGGGCTGTCGATCAGCTTCGAGGACAAAGGCACCGGCGAAAAGGTCGAGTGGCATTACGAGGACGGCCTGCGCTCATACCTGGTCGACTCGGTCAGCGAATTCCTGCGCCTGCCTGACGAGCCGTTCTGCGGCAGCCTGGCGGGTAACAAGGAGGCCGTCGACTGGGCCTTGCTGTGGCTGCCCGAGGGTGGCGACAGCGTTCAGGAGAGCTACGTCAACCTGATTCCCACCGCCCAGGGCGGCACCCACGTCAACGGTCTGCGCCAAGGCCTGCTGGATGCGATGCGCGAGTTCTGCGAGTTCCGCAACCTGCTGCCGCGCGGGGTCAAGCTGGCCCCCGAGGACGTCTGGGAGCGCATCAGCTTCGTGCTGTCGATGAAGATGCAGGAGCCACAGTTCTCCGGCCAGACCAAAGAGCGTCTGTCGTCCCGCGAAGCGGCGGCGTTCGTCTCTGGCGTGGTCAAGGACGCCTTCAGCCTGTGGCTCAACGCCCACCCCGAGCTAGGCATGCAACTGGCCGAGCTGGCCATCAGCAACGCCGGCCGTCGTCTGAAAGCGAGCAAGAAGGTCGAGCGAAAACGCATCACCCAGGGCCCGGCGCTGCCGGGCAAGCTGGCTGACTGCGCAGGCCAGGATCCGATGCGCGCCGAGCTGTTCCTGGTCGAGGGTGACTCGGCCGGTGGTTCGGCCAAGCAGGCGCGGGACAAGGAATACCAGGCGATCCTGCCGCTGCGCGGCAAGATCCTCAACACCTGGGAAGTCGATGGCGGTGAGGTCCTGGCCAGCCAGGAGGTGCACAACATCGCCGTGGCCATTGGCGTCGACCCGGGCGCCAGCGACCTCAGCCAACTGCGCTACGGCAAGATCTGCATCCTCGCCGACGCCGACTCCGACGGCCTGCACATCGCCACCCTGCTGTGCGCGCTGTTCGTCCAGCACTTCCGCCCGCTGGTCGAGGCCGGGCACGTCTACGTGGCCATGCCGCCGCTGTACCGCATCGACCTGGGCAAGGAAATCTACTACGCCCTGGATGACGCCGAGCGTGACGGTATCCTCGACCGCCTGGTCGCCGAGAAGAAACGCGGCAAGCCGCAGGTCACCCGATTCAAGGGCCTCGGCGAGATGAACCCGCCGCAGCTGCGCGAGACCACCATGGATCCGAACACCCGGCGCCTGGTCCAGTTGACCCTGGACGACCTGGCCGGCACCACCGAGATCATGGACATGCTGCTGGCCAAGAAGCGCGCGGGCGACCGCAAGAACTGGCTGGAGACCAAAGGCAACCTGGCCGAGGTCCTGGTTTGA
- a CDS encoding YqiA/YcfP family alpha/beta fold hydrolase: MSGSILYIHGFNSSPLSTKARQLEALMQQLGLADQLRVPALHHHPRQAIAQLEAAIAELGAPLLVGSSLGGYYATHLAERHGLKALLVNPAVAPHRLFDGYLGTQRNLYTDEAWELTQDHVDALAELEVPPPQDATRYQVWLQTADETLDYRHAERYYRACALRIQAGGDHSYQGFARQLPALLAFAGIARGQYAALDFSVF; this comes from the coding sequence ATGTCGGGTTCCATCCTCTATATCCACGGCTTCAACAGCTCGCCGCTGTCGACCAAGGCCCGCCAGCTCGAGGCGCTGATGCAGCAACTCGGCCTGGCCGACCAGCTGCGGGTTCCGGCCCTGCACCACCATCCTCGCCAGGCCATCGCCCAGCTCGAGGCGGCCATCGCCGAGCTTGGTGCGCCGCTGCTGGTCGGCAGCTCCCTTGGCGGCTACTATGCCACCCATCTGGCCGAGCGCCACGGGCTCAAGGCCTTGCTGGTCAACCCGGCAGTAGCCCCGCACCGCCTGTTCGACGGCTACCTCGGCACCCAGCGCAACCTGTATACCGATGAGGCCTGGGAGCTGACCCAGGATCACGTGGACGCCCTGGCCGAACTGGAAGTACCGCCGCCGCAGGACGCCACCCGCTATCAAGTGTGGTTGCAGACCGCCGATGAAACCCTGGACTATCGCCACGCCGAGCGCTATTACCGTGCTTGCGCCCTGCGCATCCAGGCCGGTGGCGACCACAGCTACCAGGGCTTTGCCAGGCAATTGCCGGCGCTGCTGGCCTTCGCCGGAATTGCCCGCGGGCAGTATGCGGCGCTGGATTTTTCTGTATTTTGA
- the cpdA gene encoding 3',5'-cyclic-AMP phosphodiesterase, with product MPQPPNPPSPVHVVQLTDAHLFADPVGSLLGLKTRDSLGHVIDQVRREQPRIDLLLCTGDLSQDASVASYEAFRDMTQVLGAPSRWLPGNHDEAQVMAKVAPELLQTVTDIGAWRIVMLDSAVVGATFGLLADDQLVLLDQALAGAGGRYCLVCCHHQPVDIGCAWIAPIGLRNADELLQRLRGYPQVKALLWGHIHQEWDEVRDGMRFLATPSTCIQFAPRSEDFKVSEEQPGYRWLRLHDDGRLETGVERARDFEVSLDFDSPGY from the coding sequence TTGCCGCAGCCACCCAATCCCCCGTCACCCGTCCATGTGGTGCAATTGACCGATGCCCACTTGTTCGCCGACCCGGTGGGCAGCTTGCTGGGCCTGAAGACCCGCGACAGCCTCGGCCATGTCATCGATCAAGTGCGCCGGGAGCAGCCGCGCATCGACCTGCTGCTGTGCACCGGCGACCTGTCCCAGGATGCCAGTGTCGCCTCCTATGAAGCCTTTCGAGATATGACCCAGGTATTGGGCGCGCCGTCGCGTTGGCTGCCGGGCAACCATGACGAAGCACAGGTGATGGCCAAGGTGGCGCCGGAGTTGCTGCAGACCGTGACCGATATCGGTGCCTGGCGGATTGTCATGCTCGATTCGGCGGTGGTCGGCGCCACGTTCGGGTTGTTGGCCGACGATCAACTGGTGCTGCTCGACCAGGCGCTGGCCGGCGCTGGTGGACGCTATTGCCTGGTGTGCTGCCATCACCAGCCGGTGGATATCGGTTGTGCCTGGATCGCGCCGATAGGGCTGCGCAACGCCGATGAACTTTTGCAGCGTTTGCGCGGTTATCCACAGGTGAAGGCGCTGCTGTGGGGGCATATCCATCAGGAATGGGATGAGGTGCGCGACGGTATGCGTTTTCTCGCCACGCCATCGACCTGCATCCAGTTCGCGCCGCGCAGCGAAGATTTCAAGGTGAGCGAAGAGCAGCCGGGGTATCGCTGGCTGCGGCTGCATGACGACGGACGGTTGGAGACTGGGGTGGAGCGGGCGCGCGATTTCGAGGTGAGCCTGGACTTCGATAGTCCAGGCTATTAA
- a CDS encoding DUF1249 domain-containing protein, translating into MEVNLLRERYRVDLVGLQSACEANYARLMRLLPDMRTTQSSRRIGMTQGDQMLGVLVLEVLLACPYTTTLKVRQEHSLPWLPVPELEVQVYHDARMAEVVSAEHTRRLRSIYPYPNTAMHQPDEKAQLNLFLGEWLSHCLACGHELEAVR; encoded by the coding sequence GTGGAAGTGAACCTGCTGCGCGAGCGCTATCGGGTCGACCTGGTCGGGCTGCAATCGGCCTGCGAGGCCAACTATGCCCGGCTGATGCGCTTGCTGCCCGACATGCGCACCACCCAGAGCTCGCGCCGCATCGGCATGACCCAGGGCGACCAGATGCTCGGCGTGCTGGTGCTCGAAGTGCTGCTGGCCTGCCCCTATACCACCACCCTCAAGGTGCGTCAGGAGCACAGCCTGCCCTGGCTGCCGGTGCCCGAACTGGAAGTGCAGGTGTACCACGACGCGCGCATGGCCGAGGTGGTCAGCGCCGAGCATACGCGTCGCCTGCGCAGCATTTACCCGTACCCCAACACGGCGATGCACCAGCCCGACGAAAAGGCCCAGCTCAACCTGTTCCTCGGTGAATGGCTCAGCCACTGCCTGGCCTGCGGCCACGAGCTCGAAGCGGTGCGCTGA
- a CDS encoding NUDIX domain-containing protein: MTDTLNPVPTQVEIVRREPLFKGFYKLDKLHLRHELFAGGMSREFTRELFVRHDAVCVLPYDPQRDEVVLIEQFRVGAMGKVDNPWLIEMVAGLIDKDEQPEEVAHREAEEEAGLSFSALWPMTKYFPSPGGSDEYVHLFLGRCVSEGAGGLHGLEEESEDIRVRVWPFEDALQAVRDGRICNAAAIIGLQWLALNRDEVRGMWK, translated from the coding sequence ATGACGGACACGTTGAATCCAGTACCGACGCAGGTCGAAATCGTGCGGCGGGAGCCGTTGTTCAAGGGCTTCTACAAGCTCGACAAGCTGCACCTGCGTCACGAATTGTTCGCCGGCGGCATGAGCCGCGAATTCACCCGCGAGCTGTTCGTGCGCCATGACGCGGTCTGCGTACTGCCTTATGACCCGCAGCGCGACGAAGTGGTGCTGATCGAGCAGTTCCGCGTGGGCGCCATGGGCAAGGTCGATAATCCCTGGCTGATCGAGATGGTCGCTGGCCTGATCGACAAGGACGAGCAGCCTGAAGAGGTCGCCCACCGCGAAGCCGAGGAAGAAGCCGGCCTGAGTTTTTCGGCGCTGTGGCCAATGACCAAGTACTTCCCGTCTCCGGGCGGCAGCGACGAGTACGTCCACCTGTTCCTGGGCCGTTGCGTCAGCGAAGGCGCCGGTGGCCTGCATGGCCTGGAAGAAGAAAGCGAAGACATTCGCGTGCGCGTGTGGCCGTTCGAGGATGCGCTGCAGGCGGTGCGTGATGGGCGTATCTGCAATGCAGCGGCGATCATTGGCCTGCAATGGTTGGCGCTCAATCGTGATGAAGTGCGAGGTATGTGGAAGTGA
- a CDS encoding RsiV family protein, with protein sequence MRLVKLTSVAVLALALGACQSLFTPNYRAPLEVKREAWEHVKPGCSESDCPLVNIDTVHFPALPKLDAIVEKRLLQLTEDNQRGTPPASLQAYEQTYLARADKRNSSYLQAKVREQHDGLVIVELSSYLDSGGAHGMPGRGFINYSRKLDKVLTLQDMLLPGQEATFWKTAEESHRAWLISTGMDKDPEFVKTWPFKQSPHIALTYGAVVIKYEVYAIAPYSMGHVELKIPYPRLNGVLKPELFPGRG encoded by the coding sequence ATGAGGCTAGTCAAACTGACTTCCGTGGCCGTTCTGGCGCTGGCGCTCGGCGCCTGCCAGAGCCTGTTCACGCCCAACTACCGGGCTCCGCTCGAGGTCAAGCGCGAGGCCTGGGAGCACGTGAAGCCCGGCTGCAGCGAAAGCGACTGCCCGCTGGTGAACATCGATACCGTGCACTTCCCGGCCCTGCCGAAACTCGACGCCATCGTCGAGAAGCGCCTACTGCAACTGACCGAGGACAACCAGCGCGGTACCCCGCCGGCCTCGCTGCAAGCCTATGAACAGACCTATCTGGCCCGCGCCGACAAGCGCAACAGCAGCTACCTGCAGGCCAAGGTACGTGAACAGCATGACGGGCTGGTGATCGTCGAGCTGTCCAGCTACCTCGACAGCGGCGGCGCCCACGGCATGCCGGGGCGCGGCTTCATCAACTACTCGCGCAAGCTCGACAAGGTGCTCACGCTGCAGGACATGCTGCTGCCTGGCCAGGAGGCGACCTTCTGGAAGACCGCCGAGGAGTCGCACCGTGCCTGGCTGATCAGCACCGGCATGGACAAGGACCCTGAGTTCGTCAAGACCTGGCCGTTCAAGCAATCGCCGCACATTGCCCTGACCTACGGCGCCGTGGTGATCAAGTACGAGGTGTATGCCATCGCCCCCTACTCCATGGGCCACGTCGAGCTGAAGATCCCCTATCCGCGCCTCAATGGCGTGCTCAAGCCCGAGCTGTTTCCTGGCCGCGGCTGA
- the cytX gene encoding putative hydroxymethylpyrimidine transporter CytX: MTSTSHFSPDHPVPTHHRQFGARDLFSLWFSLGIGLMVLQVGGLLAPGLGLAGSILAITLGTAVGVLLLAAAGVIGSDTGLSAMGSLRLTLGRHGARLPAVLNLLQLIGWGSFEIIVMRDAASLLGARAFGEGSGWSSPLLWTLCFGALATLLAVSGPLAFVRKVLRKWGIWLLLGACVWLTWNLFAKADLAELWRRPGDGSLSLALGFDIVIAMPLSWLPLIADYSRFGQRASRVFGGTALGFFLGNAWLMSLGVAYTLAFAPSGEVNALLLALAGAGLGIPLLLILLDESENAFADIHSAAVSSGLLVKLKVEHLALAIGVLCTLIALLAPLAQYQNFLLLIGSVFAPLFGVVLVDHFVVRRRRSPTLVEALHWQALLAWAAGVAAYHLMANLAPELGATLPALLLAGGLYRLLAISRGQETARA, from the coding sequence ATGACTTCAACTAGCCACTTCTCCCCCGATCACCCCGTCCCCACCCATCACCGCCAATTCGGTGCCCGCGACCTGTTCTCACTGTGGTTCTCCCTTGGCATCGGCCTGATGGTCCTGCAGGTCGGCGGCCTGCTGGCGCCGGGCCTGGGCCTGGCCGGGTCGATCCTGGCGATCACCCTCGGCACGGCGGTGGGCGTGCTGCTGCTGGCCGCGGCCGGAGTAATCGGCAGCGACACCGGCCTGTCGGCGATGGGCAGCCTGCGCCTGACCCTGGGCCGCCACGGCGCACGCCTGCCGGCGGTGCTCAACCTGCTGCAACTGATCGGCTGGGGTTCGTTCGAAATCATCGTCATGCGCGATGCCGCCAGCCTGCTCGGTGCGCGTGCCTTTGGCGAAGGCAGCGGTTGGAGCAGCCCGCTGTTGTGGACCCTGTGCTTCGGCGCCCTGGCCACCCTGCTGGCGGTCAGCGGACCGCTGGCGTTCGTGCGCAAGGTATTGCGCAAGTGGGGCATCTGGCTGTTGCTCGGCGCCTGTGTCTGGCTGACCTGGAACCTGTTCGCCAAGGCCGACCTGGCTGAGTTGTGGCGGCGTCCGGGCGATGGCTCGCTATCGCTGGCCCTGGGTTTCGACATCGTCATCGCCATGCCGCTGTCGTGGCTGCCGCTGATCGCCGACTACTCCCGCTTCGGCCAGCGGGCCAGCCGGGTGTTCGGCGGCACGGCGCTGGGCTTCTTCCTTGGCAATGCCTGGCTGATGAGCCTGGGCGTGGCCTACACCCTGGCGTTCGCTCCAAGTGGCGAAGTGAACGCGCTGCTGCTGGCGTTGGCTGGTGCTGGGCTGGGGATTCCGCTGCTGCTGATTTTGCTCGACGAGTCGGAGAACGCTTTTGCCGATATCCACTCGGCGGCCGTCTCCAGCGGCTTGCTGGTCAAGCTCAAGGTCGAGCACCTGGCCCTGGCCATTGGCGTCTTGTGCACCTTGATCGCCCTGCTGGCGCCGCTGGCCCAGTACCAGAACTTCCTGCTGCTGATCGGTTCGGTGTTCGCGCCGTTGTTCGGCGTGGTGCTGGTGGACCACTTCGTGGTGCGTCGTCGGCGTTCGCCGACCCTGGTCGAGGCGCTGCATTGGCAGGCGTTGTTGGCCTGGGCGGCGGGGGTGGCGGCCTATCACCTGATGGCCAACCTGGCGCCGGAACTGGGCGCGACCCTGCCGGCACTGCTGCTGGCAGGGGGGCTATACCGGCTGCTGGCAATCAGCCGCGGCCAGGAAACAGCTCGGGCTTGA